AATGGCGAGTTACTCGCCATAAGGGCGATTTATTAAGAACATTTGGTATTGCTTGCATTTTTAACAcatttaatcaaataaaaaagtttgtttcGATGTTGAGTGATTCGGTTTAGAAACgattttatatgaaacacatCATCAGGGTATATGAGAGACAGTTTTGGGTAATTTTCCATGCAAGGTTCAAGGTTGTCAGAGCAGTGTTGCCAGGCACTTTTCTATTATGAGAATATTCATGACAAATCATTTTAAGttcaattattaaaaaaaatgctatttTCTAGTGCGAGTGTCAACACAGATAAATCATAAGCTAAAGTGGAAACATTTTGgtacaaatttattttaatttcattttaatatgtttaattCCGCGTAACTTGATAGATCAAAGATAAATATTCTTTGTAGTGGGTATTTTAACATATctcaaaaaaataatccaattTGATTAAGTGTTGTTCTTCTCTGtttgttaaaatgttttctaCACGAGCATTGTTCAGAATGAATGCTCCATGTCTGAAGTCGTCTTTCAAGGTTGCTTTGTGATGCACATGTCGGAAGGCATCTCCCGAGCCCAGCACTCTCCAGTGTCTTACCGAACGTTCACCATAAAGTCTCTCGCGTTTCTCAAGCAAAAGTACTCGCACGAGATGTTCATGCAAATTGCACAAGCCAAACACCGCCGCTGTCACACGACGCTGACGGGGTTTGGCTTTGATCTCACTACGCACCAACACCGACACCGTCGGCGATTGCTAAGCGGGCGCAGCGCATTTACATTTTCCGCCGACGTACGTTCATTAGGGAAATTGATTTATGGCCGTACGGTTCATCGCCCGTTGCGCCGAGACCGCACCGACGCACCGGTGTTGGTGTCCAGTTACCGACCCGCAGGAGCACGGGTGGAGGAGTCGTAGAGTCGTCCGGATGGGATTATGCTAGTGTTGCGTTCTGCGAAGGCTTCGGGTGTCTGTTCCGTGGAAATTGGAGCAAAACCTCGCGTATCTAGAGCAGGGCGCGCGAGAGTGACCCGTTGCGTCACTGACCCGGCGATCTTCGGCGCACGGAAAGGCGACTTCCGGGCACGAACTGGGCATCCTATTTCAACCCACAACTtatcgtgtgttttgttgttattctCTTTCTTCCCCTTTCggttcaaaaaaaaaaaaacaacaacagaaaaccaGGCCCAGCAGTACGGCGAAGTGAACCAGCTCGGTGGCGTGTTTGTGAACGGGCGGCCACTGCCGAACAGCACGCGTATGCGCATCGTCGAGCTGGCCCGGCTCGGCATCCGGCCGTGTGACATCTCCCGTCAACTGCGCGTCAGCCACGGGTGCGTGTCGAAGATACTAGCACGCTACCACGAAACCGGCTCGATACTGCCCGGCGCGATCGGTGGCTCGAAGCCACGCGTCACCACACCGAAGGTCGTCACGTACATCCGCGAGCTGAAGCAGAAGGATCCGGGCATCTTCGCGTGGGAGATACGGGACCGTCTGCTGTCGGACGGTGTCTGCGACAAGAACAACGTGCCGAGCGTCAGCTCCATCTCGCGCATCCTGCGCAACAAGCTCGGCAATCtggcccaccaccaccaccatcacccgcACCATCCGCACGCCGGCACGGGCGGGGGCGGTGCGCACACACCGCACGCACCCGCCCACCTGTACAACTCCATCTATCCCTCCTATCCGTACACCGCCGGTTCGCTCAAGTCGGAAATGTCGTGCGGTGGGAGTCCCTCGCCACCGACCGGTGCGACACCGATCCGCAGCCCGCACGCCCACTGTCCCTGGCCCTCCTCCCACTCCGTCACCGACATCCTGGCGAACGTGCACCATCAGGCGACGGTGGCCGCACTACGCAACGGCGGCACACCCACCTCCCAGTGCCACACGACCCCACCACCGACCTCCGTTGGTGGGCAGCTGATGGGGGGTGGGCCGGGTGCGATGAACGGTACCACCACGGCCGGGTCGGCGTCCGCCTCggctgcagctgctgcggcAGCGGCCGCGGCAGCCGCCGCCGCTGCCGCCGGTAATGCGGCGGTGGCGATGCAccagcaccatcaccaccatcaccatcaccagaTGCAGGAGTCCGTGTCACCACAGTCACCCAACTCGTACAACTACTACATGTACCTGCAGAGTGGCGGCATGCATCACGGTGGGTTGGCCAGCGC
This window of the Anopheles moucheti chromosome X, idAnoMoucSN_F20_07, whole genome shotgun sequence genome carries:
- the LOC128306600 gene encoding paired box protein Pax-1-like, which produces MHRSSQITFNSGGGYVKDGIPDGKALPFRQSKNQAQQYGEVNQLGGVFVNGRPLPNSTRMRIVELARLGIRPCDISRQLRVSHGCVSKILARYHETGSILPGAIGGSKPRVTTPKVVTYIRELKQKDPGIFAWEIRDRLLSDGVCDKNNVPSVSSISRILRNKLGNLAHHHHHHPHHPHAGTGGGGAHTPHAPAHLYNSIYPSYPYTAGSLKSEMSCGGSPSPPTGATPIRSPHAHCPWPSSHSVTDILANVHHQATVAALRNGGTPTSQCHTTPPPTSVGGQLMGGGPGAMNGTTTAGSASASAAAAAAAAAAAAAAAAGNAAVAMHQHHHHHHHHQMQESVSPQSPNSYNYYMYLQSGGMHHGGLASASGL